The genomic segment AACGGCAAGACAGAGTGGATATGTGTTGCAGACGGAATCATAAAACGGGATACAACGGTGGGAACCTTTTCTGTCTCTACAGAAGATGGCAGACATCGGTTTACTGTTTCTCGCCACCCGCTTGTTTCCCCGGCGCCGGCTACCTACCGTCGCAGTGACAAGCTAATGGTACTATCGGATCCACATGGCGATTTTGAATCATTTCACTCCATACTAAAGTCACAGCAGGTAATCGGATCGAATTATGAATGGACGTTTGGAAAAAATCATCTGGTGATTATAGGCGATGTATTCGACCGCGGTCAAGATGTGCTGCCCATTTTTTGGCTGATCTATAAGCTGGAAGATGAAGCAGCCAAAGCTGGTGGAAGGGTTTATTTCCTGCTGGGCAATCATGAGGAAATGTTGCTGCGTGGCAACTATAAATATACCCAGGGCAAATATATGACCCTAGCGGATAACATAGGAAGAAAGTATCGTGACTTCTGGGCGTCGAATACGGAATTGGGACAATGGCTGCAATCAAAAAACACGATTGAAAAAGTAGGAAAGTATCTCTTTGTGCATGCGGGGTTGAGTGCCGCCATGTTGAATCCAAAGTGGACGATTGACGCTATCAATGACTCGGTACGTCATCATTTGTTCCGGACGAAGGCCGAGCGGCAGCGCTCAGCCGCTGCCGAATTTCTGTTTGGCAGCGAAGGCCCATTGTGGTACCGAGGTATGGTGAAACAGGAAGAAAAATATCAGCCTCTGAGTGCGACGGACCTGAAGAAAATTCT from the Sphingobacterium thalpophilum genome contains:
- a CDS encoding metallophosphoesterase, producing MVNRSINISGYLSTDPFRISALYPLLFILLSFQPWNLRAQFQLGRHDGPYFFYENGKTEWICVADGIIKRDTTVGTFSVSTEDGRHRFTVSRHPLVSPAPATYRRSDKLMVLSDPHGDFESFHSILKSQQVIGSNYEWTFGKNHLVIIGDVFDRGQDVLPIFWLIYKLEDEAAKAGGRVYFLLGNHEEMLLRGNYKYTQGKYMTLADNIGRKYRDFWASNTELGQWLQSKNTIEKVGKYLFVHAGLSAAMLNPKWTIDAINDSVRHHLFRTKAERQRSAAAEFLFGSEGPLWYRGMVKQEEKYQPLSATDLKKILKKYAVERIFVGHTIFDEVSSFYEGKVYGVNVRNEANRLKGSSRGLLIADGKLILVYDDATKNKVINK